The following are encoded in a window of Dioscorea cayenensis subsp. rotundata cultivar TDr96_F1 chromosome 16, TDr96_F1_v2_PseudoChromosome.rev07_lg8_w22 25.fasta, whole genome shotgun sequence genomic DNA:
- the LOC120279624 gene encoding uncharacterized protein LOC120279624 → MSGQALRDLNVLPPSELDKKPDGSVKGKVCIGNIVENHEKKTKVPTTVSDSLLNDAGLGNNVIEAGNLEVEYIDSENLTDLQDVDACLSTLSARLDSKEWVSICEALNNVRQLSLYHKERMMEMLGSVIPLIVKSLKNPRSAVCKTAIMTSADIFKVYGDVIIDSVDPLLVQLLLKSSQDKRFVCEAAVTALIAMTTWVSPSLLLPKLQPYLKNKNPRIRAKASMCFSRSVPRLGIEGIKSYGIDKLVQTAASQLSDQLPESREAARVLALELQSVYEKSQGSPTEDSKEVENADSWEVFCQAKLPPLSAQAIIRVTSTPKEALVAGC, encoded by the exons ATGTCTGGACAAGCCCTTAGAGATCTCAATGTACTCCCCCCGTCGGAATTAGACAAAAAACCTGATGGCTCTGTTAAAGGCAAGGTTTGCATTGGGAATATTGTCGAAAATCATGAGAAGAAGACTAAGGTTCCCACGACCGTGTCTGATTCCTTGTTGAATGATGCTGGCTTGGGGAACAATGTGATAGAAGCAGGAAATTTAGAAGTTGAGTATATAGATTCAGAGAATCTGACTGATCTACAGGACGTTGATGCGTGCCTCAGT ACGCTGTCAGCAAGGCTAGACTCAAAGGAGTGGGTTTCAATATGTGAAGCTTTAAACAATGTTCGGCAGCTGTCTTTATACCACAAGGAAAGGATGATGGAAATGCT GGGTAGTGTGATCCCGCTCATCGTGAAGTCTTTAAAAAATCCAAGAAGTGCTGTATGCAAAACTGCGATCATGACATCTGCGGACATCTTTAAAGTCTATGGGGATGTGATAATTGACTCTGTTGACCCCTTG CTGGTACAACTTCTGCTTAAATCTTCACAAGATAAACGGTTTGTATGCGAAGCAGCCGTGACAGCCTTGATAGCAATGACCACATGGGTCTCTCCCTCTCTTTTACTACCTAAATTACAGCCGTATCTCAAGAACAAGAATCCCCGCATACGAGCCAAGGCATCCATGTGTTTCAGCAGAAGTGTGCCACGTCTG GGCATTGAAGGGATCAAGTCATATGGGATTGATAAGTTGGTTCAAACAGCAGCATCTCAACTCAGTGACCAACTTCCCGAATCAAGAGAGGCTGCTCGAGTCCTCGCATTGGAATTGCAATCCGTGTACGAGAAGTCACAAGGCTCACCAACTGAAGACTCGAAGGAGGTGGAGAACGCGGACTCTTGGGAGGTCTTCTGCCAAGCCAAGCTTCCGCCTTTGAGTGCTCAAGCAATTATTCGTGTTACTTCGACTCCCAAAGAAGCTCTGGTAGCTGGTTGCTAG